In the Clostridium beijerinckii genome, one interval contains:
- a CDS encoding ABC transporter ATP-binding protein, producing MNLYSKYFNKYKIPFGIAVFCVASEAICDLLGPTLMSNIINTGIEQGSLSKVYYWGMLMLIVTAIGAVFAVTRNILASKVSQRMGADLRYDLFEKIVYFSELSTDKIESGSLITRMTNDTAQVILFVNGIMRIFLKAPITCIGSIVLATLLNFRLSLIIYGVVAIVSILIIISMKLSYPRFYELQKAMDKVNSVVQEYLIGVRLVKAFGTYDKESSKFENANTNLMEKGISSQSVITFVSPLITLTVGIGTIIVISAGSSLFSANLANPGDISAFVIYMAQILTSLIMITNIFNTFVRTKASTARIKEIVDCDGDFSHDGEMKELNGNIEFRDVTFAYPNGSGVPALNNLSFSIRSGQSLAIIGPTGSGKSTIAWLLLRFYDVNKGKILIDGYDVKELNVDSVRNSIAIVPQKPMLFSGSVAENIRWGKREASNVMVHEASEKAQAGFVNNMKDGYESMLGSAGVNLSGGQKQRISIARGILRDSSVIILDDATSALDSVTEAKVRENLGSKTSNQTVITITQRCGTAMFADRILVMDNGSKVGYGTHDELMQSCEVYRDIYKTQIESSKEV from the coding sequence ATGAACTTATACAGCAAATATTTTAATAAGTATAAAATTCCATTTGGGATAGCTGTTTTTTGTGTTGCATCTGAAGCAATTTGTGATTTGCTTGGTCCAACACTTATGTCTAACATAATTAATACAGGAATTGAGCAAGGATCACTTTCTAAAGTTTATTACTGGGGAATGCTTATGCTTATAGTAACTGCAATTGGAGCTGTTTTCGCAGTTACAAGAAATATTTTAGCAAGTAAGGTATCTCAAAGAATGGGAGCAGATCTTAGGTATGACTTATTTGAAAAGATTGTTTATTTTTCAGAATTAAGCACAGATAAGATTGAAAGTGGATCTCTAATTACACGTATGACAAATGATACGGCACAGGTTATATTGTTCGTTAATGGAATTATGAGAATTTTTTTAAAGGCTCCGATTACATGCATAGGTAGTATTGTGCTTGCAACACTGCTTAATTTTAGGTTGAGCCTTATTATATATGGTGTTGTTGCGATTGTGTCGATACTTATTATTATTAGTATGAAGTTAAGTTATCCGCGTTTTTATGAATTACAAAAGGCGATGGATAAAGTAAATTCAGTTGTTCAGGAATATCTTATAGGTGTACGCTTAGTCAAGGCCTTTGGAACATATGATAAGGAAAGTAGTAAGTTTGAAAATGCAAATACAAACTTAATGGAAAAAGGAATATCATCTCAAAGTGTTATTACATTTGTGTCACCACTTATAACTCTTACTGTTGGAATTGGAACAATAATTGTAATTTCAGCAGGTAGCAGTCTCTTTTCAGCAAACCTTGCAAATCCAGGAGATATATCAGCGTTTGTAATTTATATGGCACAAATTCTTACCTCATTAATTATGATAACAAATATATTCAATACATTTGTAAGAACCAAGGCTTCTACTGCTCGTATTAAAGAAATAGTTGATTGTGATGGAGATTTTTCTCATGATGGTGAAATGAAAGAATTAAATGGTAATATTGAATTTAGAGATGTTACATTTGCATATCCAAATGGTAGTGGTGTACCTGCTTTAAATAATCTATCATTTTCTATTAGAAGTGGACAAAGTTTAGCTATAATTGGTCCAACAGGCAGCGGGAAATCTACTATTGCATGGCTTCTTTTGCGATTTTATGATGTGAACAAGGGAAAAATTTTAATTGACGGCTACGATGTTAAAGAATTAAATGTTGATTCTGTACGAAATAGCATTGCTATAGTGCCGCAGAAACCAATGCTTTTTTCTGGTTCTGTTGCTGAAAATATTAGATGGGGTAAAAGGGAAGCGAGCAATGTGATGGTTCATGAGGCTTCTGAAAAGGCACAAGCAGGTTTTGTAAATAATATGAAAGATGGATATGAAAGTATGTTAGGGAGTGCTGGAGTTAATCTTTCGGGTGGCCAAAAGCAACGTATTTCTATAGCTCGTGGAATACTTAGGGATTCGTCTGTAATTATATTAGATGATGCAACAAGTGCATTAGATTCAGTAACAGAAGCAAAGGTTAGAGAAAACTTAGGTTCAAAAACAAGTAATCAAACTGTGATTACAATCACTCAACGTTGTGGAACAGCGATGTTTGCAGACAGAATTTTGGTTATGGATAATGGATCTAAGGTTGGATATGGAACTCATGATGAATTAATGCAAAGCTGTGAAGTATATAGAGATATTTATAAAACGCAAATAGAGAGCAGCAAGGAGGTATAG
- a CDS encoding MerR family transcriptional regulator yields the protein MKYSMKEVSEKFNITPYTLRYYEREGLLPFVQRDNNGRRIYTDVDLGSIQLVNCMRATGMSIAYIKNYVSLTTKGKDTVDERRNIMLEQKEILKEEIKKYNDLLELVNMKLDYYDEKISRDELKEIITERNNKN from the coding sequence ATGAAATATTCAATGAAAGAAGTTTCCGAAAAATTTAATATAACACCGTATACATTAAGATATTATGAGCGTGAGGGGTTATTGCCTTTTGTTCAACGCGATAATAATGGCAGAAGAATATACACAGATGTTGATCTGGGATCTATTCAGCTTGTTAACTGCATGAGGGCTACAGGAATGTCAATTGCGTATATAAAAAATTATGTTAGTTTGACTACAAAGGGAAAGGATACGGTGGATGAAAGAAGAAATATTATGCTTGAACAAAAAGAAATACTTAAGGAAGAAATCAAAAAATATAATGATCTTCTAGAACTTGTAAATATGAAACTAGACTACTATGATGAGAAGATTTCTAGAGATGAACTGAAAGAGATCATAACTGAAAGAAATAATAAGAATTAA
- a CDS encoding SDR family NAD(P)-dependent oxidoreductase codes for MKNTTQTPINSKYNFSTTAKDVIDGINLKGKIAIVTGGYSGIGIETEKVLAEAGATVIIPARDIEKAKGAMDNIPNIEIEHLDLMDPMSIDSFAQKFINSQRSLHILINSAGIMAPPLIRDKRGYESQFATNHLGHFQLTARLWPALKNAKGARVISVSSRAQRLGGVNFDDPNFQKTEYDSWKAYAQSKSANSLFAVELDRLGKTHGVRAFSVHPGLIPTTNLGRFSVNGKTTVQELKTNTRKDDTNTKSNEFKTIEQGAATSVWCATNSILDGMGGVYCEDCNIAEAVPYDSLKDNGVRPWAIDKDLAKKLWILSEDLTNVKFII; via the coding sequence ATGAAAAACACTACTCAAACACCAATAAATTCAAAATATAATTTTTCTACAACTGCAAAAGATGTTATAGATGGTATAAACTTGAAAGGTAAAATTGCAATTGTTACTGGCGGATATTCTGGAATTGGGATAGAAACAGAAAAAGTTTTAGCTGAAGCTGGTGCAACAGTAATAATTCCTGCTAGAGATATAGAAAAAGCAAAAGGAGCTATGGATAATATTCCAAATATAGAAATTGAACATTTAGACCTTATGGATCCAATGTCTATTGATAGTTTCGCACAAAAGTTTATAAATTCTCAAAGATCTCTTCATATTTTAATAAATAGCGCTGGAATAATGGCACCTCCACTAATAAGGGACAAAAGAGGTTATGAATCTCAATTTGCGACAAATCATCTAGGTCATTTCCAGTTAACAGCACGACTTTGGCCTGCTCTAAAAAATGCTAAAGGTGCTAGAGTTATTTCAGTTTCATCAAGAGCGCAGCGTCTTGGCGGAGTCAATTTTGATGATCCAAACTTTCAAAAAACAGAATATGATAGTTGGAAGGCTTATGCTCAATCAAAATCCGCCAATTCATTATTCGCCGTTGAATTAGACAGATTAGGAAAAACCCATGGTGTTAGGGCTTTCTCAGTTCATCCAGGTTTAATTCCAACTACAAATCTTGGAAGATTCTCTGTTAATGGAAAAACTACTGTACAAGAACTAAAAACTAACACTAGAAAAGATGACACTAATACAAAATCAAATGAATTTAAAACCATTGAACAAGGTGCAGCAACCTCTGTTTGGTGTGCTACAAATAGTATTTTAGATGGAATGGGTGGAGTTTACTGTGAAGACTGCAATATAGCTGAAGCTGTTCCTTATGACAGTTTGAAAGATAATGGTGTTCGTCCTTGGGCTATAGATAAAGATCTAGCAAAAAAACTGTGGATACTTAGTGAAGATCTTACAAATGTTAAATTCATAATTTAA
- a CDS encoding IS3 family transposase, whose amino-acid sequence MERSRKKAISTKRLQEYKYISIKELHEKNGYPIADLCNLAGIARSSYYKWINRSETELDKENSIILKEIVKLYEDVNGIYGYRRITMNINRLLDKQYNHKRIYRLMKSINMRSVIRKKRKHYIQSTPQITAENKLNREFYAKKPNEKWLTDVTEFKLLNGKKAYLSAIFDLADKSIVSYVVGHSNNNQLVFDTFDLAVSANPTAKPLFHSDRGFQYTNRTFKAKLDKIKATQSMSRVSRCIDNGPMEGFWGTLKCEMYYLQKFYTYEELRQAIDEYIVFYNTKRLQKNLKGLTPIEYRNQTLVS is encoded by the coding sequence ATTGAAAGAAGTAGAAAGAAGGCGATAAGCACTAAAAGACTCCAAGAATATAAATATATTTCTATAAAAGAATTACATGAAAAAAATGGCTATCCAATAGCTGATCTATGCAATTTAGCTGGGATTGCACGATCATCTTACTACAAATGGATTAACCGTTCAGAGACTGAATTAGATAAGGAAAATTCAATAATACTAAAAGAGATTGTTAAGCTTTATGAAGATGTAAATGGTATCTATGGATACCGTCGGATAACAATGAATATAAATAGACTCCTGGATAAACAGTATAATCATAAACGAATTTATAGATTAATGAAATCTATTAACATGAGATCAGTTATAAGAAAAAAGAGAAAGCATTATATTCAAAGTACTCCACAAATTACAGCAGAAAACAAATTAAATAGAGAATTTTATGCAAAGAAACCAAATGAAAAATGGTTAACAGATGTTACTGAATTTAAACTACTTAATGGTAAAAAGGCTTACCTTAGCGCAATATTTGATTTAGCTGATAAGAGCATTGTTTCTTATGTTGTTGGTCACTCAAATAACAATCAGCTTGTTTTTGATACATTTGATTTAGCAGTAAGTGCTAATCCGACTGCAAAGCCACTGTTTCATAGTGACAGAGGATTTCAGTATACTAATAGGACTTTCAAAGCTAAACTTGATAAAATCAAAGCAACTCAAAGCATGTCACGTGTCAGCAGATGTATCGACAACGGACCAATGGAAGGTTTTTGGGGAACTCTAAAATGTGAGATGTACTATTTGCAAAAATTTTATACATATGAAGAATTGAGACAAGCAATTGATGAATACATAGTTTTCTATAATACAAAAAGACTACAGAAAAACTTAAAAGGTCTGACTCCAATTGAATATCGAAATCAGACCTTGGTTTCATAA
- a CDS encoding helix-turn-helix domain-containing protein — protein sequence MSRKMKCSLEEKLKGIKEYLSGEKAVIQICDEMGIHSATFYDWLKIYNDVGEANLIVSTKNKYYCDSLKLNAVKDYLAGKGSLRNICCTYEISSPRVLSDWIKKYNGHKTIKSHNKQGDRIMTNGRKTTYEERIEIVAFCISNNDDYQATADKFNVSYQQVYTWVRKYKANGYEELIDRRGKRKDTDEITESDKLSAQLKLIEAENRRLKMEIDFLKKLKEVERRR from the coding sequence ATGTCAAGAAAAATGAAATGTTCTCTGGAAGAGAAATTGAAAGGAATTAAAGAATACCTATCAGGAGAAAAAGCAGTTATACAGATATGCGATGAGATGGGAATTCATAGTGCCACATTTTATGACTGGTTGAAAATATATAATGATGTTGGTGAAGCAAATTTAATAGTTTCTACAAAAAACAAATATTATTGCGATTCGCTTAAACTTAATGCAGTTAAAGATTATCTAGCTGGAAAAGGCTCTTTAAGAAATATATGTTGCACATATGAAATTTCATCTCCTCGTGTTCTCAGCGATTGGATTAAGAAGTATAATGGTCATAAAACAATTAAATCTCATAATAAGCAAGGGGATAGAATTATGACTAATGGAAGAAAGACTACTTATGAAGAAAGAATTGAGATTGTTGCATTCTGCATTTCGAATAATGATGATTATCAAGCTACTGCTGATAAATTTAATGTTTCTTATCAACAAGTTTATACCTGGGTAAGAAAATACAAAGCTAATGGATATGAAGAGCTAATAGACCGTCGCGGTAAGCGTAAAGATACTGATGAGATTACTGAGTCTGATAAATTATCCGCACAATTAAAACTTATTGAAGCAGAAAATAGACGTTTAAAGATGGAGATTGATTTCTTAAAAAAATTGAAAGAAGTAGAAAGAAGGCGATAA
- a CDS encoding deaminase domain-containing protein — protein sequence MTKINIISNKRKKERIKINNLNDFKDALKKEGYKINYFDEEKFKIEVAKAFKVENSLIEELYKCIGKAQATYRADDVSDLINYMKKIILFEYEHDRLWKKINSIKILNINRIEYERDAVSRDDVKDMLIDIKEVKKRVSRIVSEKEKEKLEILEKELDNDYLYSKDIELLKKMLLIKEERVKESYNVNTKVKTISIEIPKQIDYHYITPQKGTVEYHQHLSNNIPRMQRLIKNINKYMKADEEERSVFKINQSKTLQDSINIAVAVYDNKEFKAISGSNNIKDYCHAPTKDESFFKSNKVNKLGEFGIGYDRINDSEKKIIEEIHKQIEAKVLKDEGNLTLYSKWEPCPSCCFVISQFCKKHPKIEVQVKYHKKYGE from the coding sequence ATGACTAAAATAAACATAATTTCAAATAAAAGAAAAAAAGAACGAATAAAGATTAATAATTTAAATGATTTTAAAGATGCATTGAAAAAAGAAGGCTATAAAATAAATTACTTTGATGAAGAGAAATTTAAAATAGAAGTTGCCAAGGCTTTTAAAGTAGAGAATAGTCTCATAGAGGAATTATATAAATGTATTGGTAAGGCGCAGGCCACTTACAGAGCAGATGATGTTAGTGATTTAATTAATTACATGAAAAAAATAATACTATTTGAATATGAACATGATAGATTATGGAAAAAAATAAATTCAATAAAAATATTAAATATAAATAGAATTGAATATGAGCGAGATGCAGTATCTAGAGATGATGTTAAAGATATGCTGATTGACATAAAAGAAGTTAAAAAAAGAGTATCCAGAATAGTAAGTGAAAAAGAAAAAGAGAAATTAGAAATTTTGGAAAAAGAATTAGATAATGATTATTTATATTCAAAGGATATTGAGCTTTTGAAGAAAATGCTTCTTATTAAAGAAGAAAGAGTAAAAGAAAGTTATAATGTTAATACTAAAGTTAAAACAATATCTATAGAAATTCCAAAGCAAATAGATTATCACTATATAACGCCACAAAAAGGCACTGTTGAATATCATCAACATCTAAGTAATAATATACCGAGAATGCAGCGATTAATAAAGAATATTAATAAGTATATGAAAGCCGATGAAGAAGAAAGATCAGTATTTAAAATAAATCAAAGTAAAACATTACAGGATTCTATAAATATTGCAGTGGCAGTATATGATAATAAAGAATTTAAGGCGATAAGCGGAAGTAATAATATAAAGGATTATTGTCATGCACCAACGAAAGATGAATCATTTTTTAAAAGTAATAAAGTTAACAAATTGGGTGAGTTTGGAATTGGATATGACAGAATCAATGATAGTGAAAAAAAGATAATTGAAGAAATACATAAACAGATAGAAGCAAAAGTATTGAAAGATGAGGGAAACTTAACTTTATATAGCAAATGGGAGCCTTGTCCAAGTTGCTGCTTTGTAATTAGCCAGTTTTGCAAAAAGCATCCTAAGATAGAAGTTCAAGTTAAGTACCATAAGAAATATGGTGAATAA
- a CDS encoding GGDEF domain-containing protein, translated as MLKNISIKLKEVNFVALTGIIIISIILLINFVKVLKYSYFELIDDDKYINLSNNVEYFIPKDNQYAEINQVADNSYIKFEKNNSKNIYFPEDVQKVWLKLRLQGKQASTDNIMYIDCEFIENIQFYIPTTDGKYVTKKPNEYFIFPYINLPENIDFNRDIYINSTWDSNVFNLLLAKDSNFYIIQNLLACFYIGNLGVLLGMLIMNMILFFSSKDKKYLFHSLFTGSLLSLLYCLSGMQKLILGFNSNNRLIALAAMAASTWVLFIYSYLDIKNNMPILNNFFKLSILFLVLSLYISEIIPDGFTYDILYLQMILVGLYILISIYSYFKFGMGSIYYLVGIFILFTGFIIYILGSYGLLEWNIFAFSTCYPAASIETLLFTIGIIKQIKHEKEVNTKLQLEVITDKLTNIYNRRYFEETVVNKILQLEKEKSLVSMLVLDIDHFKKVNDTYGHSTGDLVLSETAMIIKQCLRKEDILVRWGGEEFVAVLPFTDSKESTIIAETIRLSIENHKFKFVNKITVSIGIAEKDVVEDFHSWFRRADNALYNAKENGRNTVCICYTNEIRNNS; from the coding sequence ATGTTAAAAAATATATCAATAAAATTAAAGGAGGTAAATTTTGTAGCTCTAACGGGCATCATTATTATTTCAATTATACTATTAATAAATTTTGTAAAGGTTCTAAAATATAGTTATTTTGAACTTATTGATGATGATAAATATATAAACTTATCAAACAATGTAGAATACTTCATCCCTAAAGATAATCAATATGCAGAAATAAACCAAGTAGCAGATAATAGTTATATTAAATTTGAAAAAAACAATTCTAAAAATATCTACTTTCCTGAAGATGTTCAAAAAGTCTGGCTTAAACTAAGATTACAAGGTAAACAAGCTAGCACTGATAATATAATGTACATTGATTGTGAATTCATTGAAAATATTCAATTTTATATTCCAACTACTGATGGCAAGTATGTAACTAAAAAGCCTAATGAATACTTTATTTTTCCATATATTAATCTACCTGAAAATATTGATTTTAATAGAGATATCTATATAAATTCAACTTGGGATTCAAATGTATTTAATTTACTTCTAGCAAAAGACAGTAACTTTTATATTATTCAAAACTTGTTAGCATGTTTTTATATCGGTAATTTGGGTGTACTCCTAGGAATGCTTATTATGAATATGATTCTATTCTTTTCATCAAAAGATAAGAAGTATTTATTTCATTCACTTTTTACAGGATCACTGCTTTCACTACTATATTGCTTATCTGGAATGCAAAAGTTAATTCTAGGATTTAATAGTAATAACAGGCTTATAGCATTAGCTGCAATGGCCGCTTCAACCTGGGTTTTATTTATCTATTCATACTTAGATATAAAAAATAACATGCCCATATTAAATAATTTTTTTAAACTTTCAATACTTTTTCTCGTACTTTCTCTATATATATCTGAAATTATTCCTGACGGATTTACTTATGATATTTTATATTTGCAGATGATCCTAGTAGGGTTATATATTCTTATTTCAATATATTCTTATTTTAAATTTGGTATGGGATCTATATATTACTTGGTTGGCATATTTATACTATTTACTGGCTTTATCATATATATTTTAGGTTCTTACGGTTTACTAGAATGGAATATTTTTGCTTTTAGTACATGCTATCCTGCTGCCTCCATTGAAACATTATTATTTACCATCGGAATTATAAAACAAATAAAACATGAAAAAGAAGTTAATACTAAGCTTCAATTAGAAGTTATAACAGATAAACTTACAAATATATATAATAGGCGCTATTTTGAAGAAACAGTTGTAAATAAAATTCTTCAACTCGAAAAAGAAAAGAGTCTTGTATCAATGTTGGTTCTTGATATTGATCACTTTAAAAAAGTTAATGATACCTATGGACATAGTACTGGGGACCTAGTCTTATCTGAAACAGCTATGATTATTAAACAGTGCCTTAGAAAAGAAGACATTCTTGTTAGATGGGGTGGAGAAGAATTTGTTGCAGTACTCCCCTTCACAGATTCAAAAGAAAGTACTATAATTGCTGAAACAATAAGATTATCCATAGAAAATCATAAATTCAAATTTGTAAATAAAATAACTGTTAGCATAGGCATAGCCGAAAAAGATGTAGTTGAGGATTTTCATAGCTGGTTTAGGCGTGCTGACAATGCCTTATATAATGCAAAAGAGAATGGTAGAAATACTGTTTGCATTTGTTATACAAATGAAATAAGAAATAATTCCTAA
- a CDS encoding winged helix-turn-helix transcriptional regulator has translation MKGETEKTKNKYSKACPVLHALEIIGGKWRLPIIWEISGSKSIRYNELKRSIPGITNIMLTRSLQALEEHGLIKRTEYNKIPPHVEYSLTDDCNDLLPALAIINEWGKRVWPEYEAKNKTK, from the coding sequence ATGAAAGGTGAAACAGAAAAAACGAAAAACAAGTATTCTAAAGCATGTCCTGTTCTTCACGCACTTGAAATTATAGGAGGTAAGTGGAGGCTACCTATTATATGGGAGATATCAGGTTCAAAGAGCATTAGGTATAATGAACTTAAAAGAAGCATACCTGGTATAACTAATATTATGCTGACTCGATCTCTGCAAGCATTAGAAGAACATGGACTTATAAAAAGAACAGAATATAATAAGATTCCACCGCATGTAGAATATTCTTTGACTGATGACTGTAATGATTTACTTCCCGCATTAGCAATCATTAATGAATGGGGAAAAAGGGTATGGCCAGAATATGAAGCTAAAAATAAAACAAAATAA
- a CDS encoding NADH:flavin oxidoreductase — protein sequence MDILKKLFSEFSIKNIEIKNRICVPPMVVGLAKDGYVTAENLDRYKELAKGGPGLIIQEATCINKDGRLSEKQIGIWEDNQIEGLKNIVNAVHEEGCKIFIQIHHAGVTGISKSPLCPSPYEYKGFAGTVIGREMTKEDIESIQKDYIEAVRRSYEAGYDGVELHGCHGYLISQFLNKNVNKRTDEYGTNPERFVLEILEGIRKVTPEEFVVGIRLGGFEPSIEDGVSYAKILDKSGIDFLDISYGFFNEQEINVNKDYKYSNAVYAAEKIKQEVSIPVFAVNGINSAEIAEEILDETNVDIVDIGKGILINPNWANHAMDGKDTGKCLNCAKCMWFGQSEVCPGKVIFDKNNK from the coding sequence GTGGATATTTTGAAAAAGTTATTCTCAGAATTTAGTATTAAAAATATAGAAATAAAAAACCGCATATGCGTACCTCCAATGGTTGTAGGTTTAGCCAAAGATGGATATGTAACAGCAGAAAATTTAGACCGTTATAAGGAATTAGCTAAAGGCGGTCCAGGACTTATAATACAAGAAGCTACATGTATTAATAAAGATGGAAGATTATCAGAAAAGCAAATTGGAATTTGGGAAGATAACCAAATTGAAGGATTAAAAAACATAGTTAATGCAGTTCATGAAGAAGGATGTAAAATATTTATTCAAATTCATCATGCTGGAGTTACAGGAATCTCTAAATCTCCTCTATGTCCAAGTCCATATGAATATAAAGGTTTTGCCGGAACAGTTATTGGACGTGAAATGACTAAAGAAGATATAGAATCAATACAAAAAGACTATATTGAAGCTGTAAGAAGATCTTACGAAGCTGGATATGATGGCGTTGAGCTACACGGATGTCATGGTTATTTAATAAGTCAATTTTTAAATAAGAATGTTAATAAAAGAACTGATGAATATGGCACTAACCCAGAAAGATTTGTACTAGAAATACTAGAAGGAATTAGAAAAGTAACTCCAGAAGAATTTGTTGTAGGAATTCGTCTAGGCGGATTTGAACCATCAATAGAAGATGGAGTAAGTTATGCTAAAATATTAGATAAGAGTGGAATAGATTTTCTTGATATTTCTTATGGATTCTTTAATGAACAAGAAATTAATGTAAACAAAGATTATAAGTATTCCAATGCTGTTTATGCTGCTGAGAAGATCAAGCAAGAAGTATCAATTCCAGTATTTGCAGTTAATGGAATTAACTCAGCCGAAATTGCAGAAGAAATATTAGATGAAACAAATGTAGATATCGTTGATATTGGTAAAGGGATTCTTATAAATCCTAATTGGGCAAACCATGCTATGGATGGAAAAGATACTGGAAAATGTTTAAATTGTGCAAAGTGCATGTGGTTTGGTCAATCCGAAGTGTGTCCTGGAAAAGTTATATTCGATAAGAATAATAAATAA
- a CDS encoding multidrug efflux MFS transporter produces MEMWKRNLKVCWFGMFVTGIGMSQIAPVLPLYIQHLGIQDSASIERLSGIAFGSTFIISAIFSPIWGHAADKFGRKPMLLRASLGMAIVISCMGFAPNVYVLVALRLLQGAITGYSTACTTLIATQTDKEHAGYALGTISTANIAGSLLGPTIGGFVGETFGLQNVFFITGGLMLIAFITTVLFVRESFSREDNKVLSFKEVWNTVPEKGLTITLFITFFILSVAMYSVEPIVTVYVTQLSKEASHIALIAGITFSASGFANIIAAPRLGRLSDKIGAHKVMLICLVIAGIIFIPQAFVTNTWELMGLRFLLGLTVGGLNPSVNILVKKITPSALTGRVFGFSMAAGYLGVFAGSVLGGQIAGYLGIKCVFFVTSALLLINAVLVYFKVYNKLNINNNHRMEKYEKGIRNGKLQVSGK; encoded by the coding sequence ATGGAAATGTGGAAAAGAAATTTAAAAGTTTGTTGGTTCGGAATGTTCGTGACAGGAATAGGCATGAGTCAGATAGCACCAGTATTACCACTATATATACAGCATTTAGGAATTCAGGATTCGGCTTCGATAGAGAGGCTTTCTGGAATTGCTTTTGGTAGTACGTTTATTATCTCAGCTATTTTTTCACCCATTTGGGGACATGCTGCTGACAAATTTGGGCGAAAACCAATGTTGCTTAGAGCAAGTCTTGGTATGGCTATAGTTATAAGCTGCATGGGATTTGCACCTAATGTATATGTATTAGTAGCTCTTAGGTTATTACAAGGAGCTATCACAGGATATAGCACAGCCTGTACTACCTTAATTGCAACTCAAACAGATAAAGAACATGCAGGATATGCTCTAGGAACTATTTCAACAGCAAATATTGCAGGTTCCTTACTTGGACCTACAATTGGAGGATTTGTAGGAGAGACTTTTGGTTTGCAAAATGTATTTTTTATAACAGGCGGGCTTATGCTCATTGCATTTATTACTACAGTATTATTTGTAAGGGAATCTTTTAGTCGTGAAGATAATAAAGTTTTAAGTTTCAAAGAAGTTTGGAATACAGTTCCAGAAAAAGGATTAACCATTACTTTATTTATAACTTTTTTTATATTATCTGTAGCAATGTATTCGGTAGAGCCAATAGTAACAGTTTATGTTACTCAACTATCTAAGGAAGCGAGTCATATTGCATTAATAGCGGGAATAACTTTTTCTGCATCAGGTTTTGCTAATATAATTGCAGCTCCAAGGCTTGGAAGGCTCTCTGATAAAATAGGAGCACATAAAGTTATGCTAATATGTCTAGTAATAGCTGGAATAATATTCATACCTCAAGCATTTGTAACGAACACTTGGGAACTTATGGGACTTAGATTTTTACTAGGACTCACAGTTGGTGGTCTTAACCCTTCTGTTAATATATTGGTTAAGAAAATTACACCATCCGCTCTTACAGGTAGAGTATTTGGTTTTAGTATGGCAGCAGGATATCTAGGTGTATTTGCAGGATCAGTTCTAGGAGGACAAATCGCAGGATATTTAGGAATAAAATGCGTATTTTTTGTAACGAGTGCATTGTTATTAATTAATGCAGTGCTAGTATATTTTAAAGTGTATAATAAACTTAATATAAATAATAATCATAGAATGGAGAAGTATGAAAAGGGGATAAGAAATGGAAAACTTCAAGTCAGTGGAAAATAA